GCATTGAGTTTTACTTGGTTTTGCGGATAGAAATACGGTTTAAGCGTAAGCGTAGCCTTTCCATATAAAAGCCCATTTTCCCAGTCCGGTTTTAATTCCAGTTTGGTATCCAGAATATCCATTTCATGGGCTTCGGATTCGTGGTAAACTGGGGTGTTATCTTTTGGATGAATAGTTAGGGTATCCAAATTAATGACCTGAGCCTTATCTGATTTTGCAGTACGTTTGGAAGGATTACAGCTAAGCAGCACCAAAGCTACTGCGGAAAGCAGCAGCGAATAAAATTTCATCGTATTTTTCAATAGGGGCGCAAATTTGAGCAAAAATAAGTGATTTTCAAAAGTATAGCCATCAAACGAAAGTGAAATTCAGAATTAAAGTTTTAAATACATTTGTAGCATGTATAAAGTAAAATCTCTAAACGGAGCAGCCAGCGAATTTGAAATTACGTTTGATGCAGCTTCAAAAAACAGCGGTAAGATAAACGGCAAGGCCTTTGAATGGGACATTTTAGAAGAAAAACACGGACGTTTTCATGTATTGAAGGACAATAAATCATTCACCATTGAAGTTGTACATGCAGATGCTGCTGAAAAAAAATGCACCTTAAAGGTTAATGGTAATACCTATTCGTTCGAAATGAAAGACCAATTTGACGAGCTCTTGAAGAATCTGGGCTTGGATAAATTAGTGAGCGGAGTAGCAAAAGATTTAAAGGCACCTATGCCCGGTTTGGTGTTGGATGTGTTAGTTAAACCTGGAGATTCAGTTAAAAAAGGGGATTCCATTTTAGTGTTGGAAGCCATGAAAATGGAAAACAATATTAAAGCAGCAGCAGATGCTGTGATTAAGAAAATTGCGGTTCGAAAAGGAAATGCAGTGGAAAAAAATCAAGTCTTGGTTTTGTTTGAATAATTTACTTGTACCGTTTTTTTATGGTCATTTCCGTTTAATTTGTTGCAGCTTTGAAGGGAACAAAATCCATAACTGCTCAAGTTGCTTCCATGTATTTTTATCAATAAAAATAAACTGCATACGCTCTAATTGAGCACAATTTGTTTATGAAAATTCCCCGCTTTCTTAAAATTTTTCTAATTACCCTTAGTTCATTGCTGATACTCTTGCTCAGTAGTGCTTTGGTAATCGTTTATTTTTATGAAGAAGAAGTAAAGCAATTGCTGGTAGGAGAAATCAACAAACAATTGAATACGCCGGTTTCCGTAAAAGGAATAGAGCTTTCGTTGATTAAGAAATTCCCAAATGCGAGTTTAGAATTTACCGAAGTTAGTGCAGCATCGGTTCAACCCGCCGATAGCCTAGAAGATGAAGAACGCTTTACGGAGAAGCTTTTTGAAGCGCACAAATTATTTTTACAATTCAACATTCTAGATATTTTTCACAAAAAATACCGCATTAAAAAAATTGAAATTGAGGGTGTAAAATTAAACTTGCTCATCACAAAAAAAGGGAGCGACAATTTTCATTTCTGGAAAACTTCGACTGATACTACCGCAAGCACTTTTAAGCTAAGTCTTGAAAACATTGAAGTACAGGATGCAGATGTGGTATTTAAAAATGAGTTGGACAATCAAATTTATTCCTTTGTCATCAAGGAGAGTGAGCTAAGTGGGAATTTTTCGGAAAGCAATTATGTCTTGGATACAAAGGGAGAGTATTTCGTGTCGGATATTGCCATAAATGGAACCAGTTACTTAAAACGTAAATCATTGTTGTTGGAGGGAAGTTTGGAGGTAAGCCACAATAACCGATTTGAGTTTAAAAATGTGGAGTTGTTGTTAAATGATTTGGCATTTAATTTAAGTGGTAATTTTATCCGCAACAGCGGTAAAAACGATGCGGTAGATTTGAGCATTACGGGTAAAAACCTGGATGTAAAAACATTTATTTCGTTGCTTCCTGACAGCTATCGCAAAAAACTGAATACCTATAGCAGCAGTGGTTTATTTTATTTTGAAACACGCATCAATGGTGAAATAGGGGAGCATATCGGACCAAAAATAAGTGCCCAATTTGGCGTTAAATCGGGAGAAATTACAGAAGAAAATTCAAAATTAAATCTTGAAAAAATAAATTTATCCGGCACCTACAGCAATGGAAAAAGCAGGAACAGTGCAGGAAGCGAATTGAGTATTGCCAATTTTAATGCACAATTAGGTAGCGGAAAGGTGTTGGGTAATTTTTCGATAAAGAATTTTGAGAATCCTTACTTAACTATTGTTGCGGAGGCGCAATTGAACTTAAGCCAAGTGAAACAATTTTTAAAACTCGATACACTCGAAAAGTTTAGCGGGGCGCTTACATTGGATTTGGATTTTTCGGGAAACACCAGCCACATCTCGCATTTTTCGGGAGCTGATTTTGCCAAAACAAAAACTCAAGGTACGCTTACCTTGGAACAAGGAAGTGTAAAATTTGTTGGGGCAAAACAATCTTTTGAAAACCTGAATGCATCTTTGTTATTTAACAATAATGATATTGTAGTGAATGAATGTAATGGAAAAATAGAAGATTCGGATTTTGCTTTGAAAGGATTTTTTAGAAATGCCTTAGCCGCGACATTCAACAGTGAAGAAAAATTATTTATTGATGCCAGCCTTACTTCTCAAAAAATTGATTTAAATCAAATTTTAGCGGATGATGAAACATCAACAAAAAACAAAAAAGCATTTGAGCTAAAGTTTTCAGATCGCATAAATGTAAATTTAAATGTGACGGTGCGCGAATTGGTTTTTAAGCGTTTTGAAGCAAGTGCAATTTCGGGAACTGTGAAATTGCAGGATAAAAAACTAGCCTTAAGTCCGATTACATTCTCAACCATGGATGGCACCGTACTTGCAAATGGAGTAATTGACGGAACAAGTGATGTTGATTTTAAAGCCATTTGCGATGCGGATTTGCGCAACATTACTATTTCGAAACTTTTTTATGAATTCGAAAATTTTGGAGGTACTACCTTGACCGATAAAAATTTGAAAGGGAAGGCATCTGCGAGTGTTCAGTTTTCGGGTAATTTTACTTCGGAGCTTCAATCCAAAACTGAAAGCATTGTTTCGCGATTTGATTTGACCATTGAAAATGGCGAGTTGCTCAATTTTGAACCGTTGAAGAAGTTATCGCGTTTTATTTCCTTAACGGAGTTAAACGATATTCGATTTGCCTCTCTTAAAAATTCGATTGAAATTAAAAACCGAAAAATAAATGTTCCTAAAATGGAGATAAATTCATCGGCCATGAATTTGAGTGTTGCCGGTACGCATACGTTTGATAATGTGGTGGATTATCATTTTAAACTTTTGCTGAATGAATTACTGGGAAAGAAAGCACGAAAAGCCAAAAAGGAAAATGAAGAATTTGGCACCGTAGAAGACGATGGATTGGGAAAAACAGCCATCTATATCAGCATGAGTGGTCCGCTTGAAAACCCAAAAATTAGCTATGATAAAAGTGGTTTGAAGATGCAGATGAAACAAAATGTGGCCAGCGAAACACAAAACTTAAAATCGATTTTGAGGAATGAATTTGGCTGGTTTAAAAAAGACAGCACTATAAAAGCAGCTCCGCAAAAAAAGCAAAATGTTCGTTTTGAAACAGAGTGGGAAGAAAGTGATAAAGCGACAAAAGAAAGTTCGAATTCTGAAAAACAATTGCCCAAAGTGAAGGCAGTAAGCAACACCGAAGAGGAGAAAAAGAAAGTGAAGGTCTTGGACAATTTGTTTAAAAAAGTGGATGAGAAACCAAAAAAGAAAAAAGTAAAAGAAGAAAAGACAGAAAACTCGGACGATTTTAATTGAGATTTCTCTAATTGCACCCCCCGGAATGCATTACCTTATCAAACAAAAGGAAGTAAAAGGCTCCGACAATTTGATTTCCACAACAAAATTGTAAATAGTTAATTTTTAACAACTTAAACCGTATTGAATTCCTGAACAATCTAAGAAATATGCGCATTTACCTACATTAACTTGAGTTAAATCAGCTGTTTAACTGATTTCTATCAGTATTCCACGATACGGAAGTGCAGAAATTTGGGCATTGAGATTCACGAATGAACTCAATCTCAATAAAACGTTTATGAAAAATTCTTTCGTTATCGGAATAACATTTAAAAATGCAAACATTGCCACCCGTAGTGCATTTTCGATTTCTGATGAGAAGCAAAAAGCGTGTTATGAATTGGCAAAAAGACATCCTTTCAGCGATTTTGTTGTACTCAGTACTTGCAACAGAACCGAAATATACGGCAGTGGATGTGTGCACCATGCGGAGCGTATTTTATCTGAAGTATGCAATCAACCAAAAGCATTATTAGATGAATACAAATTTGTGAAAACATCGCAAGATGTGCTTTCACACATTTTTCAGGTAGCATCCGGATTAGATTCACAAATTTTGGGTGATTATGAAATATTAGGTCAGTTTAAAAATGCTTGTCGCTTTTCTAAAGAAGAGGGCTTGTTGGGACCGGTATTTGAGCGTATGTCGAATGTATGCATACAAGCTTCCAAGGAAATTAAAACCAAAACAGCATTGAGTAAAGGAACGGTATCCGCATCCTATGCAGCGATTGAAATATTGCAAGAAAAAGTAGCGGTAAAACCAACCAAATGTTTATTAATTGGAACCGGAAAATTTGGAAACAATATTTCAAAAAACATTAAACATTATTTACCACATTTTGATTTAACTGTTTCTAACAGGACTTACGAAACCGCTTTAGACATTGCCTTAAAGAATGGTTTTGGTTTGTTGCCATTTGAAGATATTAATGCCAACATTAAGGATTATGAGGTGGTAATTTTAAGTACCACAGCCGACAAATACATAGTGACACCCGAAAATTTAGCCCATTCGAAAACCAAGTTAATTTTAGATTTATCGATTCCACAAACCGTTCATCCACGTTGCAAACACATGGAAAATGTGGAAGTTTTAGATATCGATTCCATTTCTGCCATCCTTGATAAATCGTTGGAAAACCGAAAAACTTATTTGCCGGTTGCAAATCAAATCTTAAATAGTCATATTGCAGCCTTTGTTGACTGGAACACATTTTATGAGCAACGCAATCAAATTGTAAATTTGAAAAACATGTTGATTGAAGCCAGCAACTCTTGTCCACATTTAGCTCGTTTGGAGGAAGATAAAAAGAATGAATTAGTAAAAAAAACGGTACAGGCTTTTGTGCTTGAACTTAAACAAAATAACGCTACCATCTCAGCACCTCATCAGATTGTAGCAAACTTTATGCGCCATGCAACGGTTAATTAAAATAGGATCACGCGACAGTAATTTGGCATTATGGCAAGCTAAATTCATTGAAAATTTATTGCAGCAACAAGGTTTAAAAACTGAAATCGTTCTTGTAAAAAGCGAAGGCGATATCAATTTGGTTTCGCCTTTGTATGAAATGGGTGTTCAGGGAATTTTTACAAAGAACTTGGATATGGCCTTGTTGAGTAATAAAATTGATATTGCTGTGCACTCTTTAAAAGATGTGCCAACTCAATTGCCCAAAAACTTAACGATTGCTGCCATACCTGAACGGGCAAATGTGAAAGATGCTTTGGTGTATGAAAACAGTTCGTTTGAGCTCTCCGAAAAAGCAGGCATTACCATTGCCACCAGCAGTTTGCGCAGAAAAGCGCAATGGTTGAATAAATATCCTCAACATGCAATTGAATCGATTCGAGGGAACATTAATACACGACTTGAAAAATTAAAAAGCACTCCGCAGTGGAGTGGGGCTTTGTTTGCCTGTGCCGGGATTAATCGCATTGGTTTAGAAGTTCCGAATAAACTGGAGTTGGATTGGATGCTACCTGCGCCTGCCCAAGGTGCGCTAGCTGTGGTGTGTAGAGAAGATGATTTAGAAGTAGATAAAATTTGCAGCACCTTAAATCATTCCGAAACCTCCATTTGTGTTGGAATAGAACGCTCCTTTTTACGTCACCTCAAAGGTGGCTGTTCCATACCTATTGCAGCACTTGCGGTTGTTAGTGATAAGCGTATACATTTTCGAGGAAATATACTTTCGCTGGATGGAGCAAGAAAAGTGGAAGTGGAAATGGAATTTGATGTAGCGGATCATATGAATGCAGGTAGGTTAGCAGCCGAAGAGTTGTTATCAAAAGGCGGGGACAAAATAGCGCTGGAATTAAAAAGCTTGATGACCGAGTAATTTTTTTAGGCAGGAATTGGTTTTTGATGCTGTAGTGAACTGTTTAAGGCTGGCACCGGGCGGTGCTCAAGAGCGGATGAATAGCGCTCTAATTTGGCAACTTATGGAAAAGTAATTGATGGAGGAATGCTGTCAGAAGCTTTTGTAGGAAAAGAGAAATCATGAAGTATATTATGGCATTTGGGAATGTTTACCATCGGGATTTATTTACCACCTTCGGCATACGAAAGCTGGTTTTTTAATCATGTCTTATCTTCTTCAGACGTTGCAAAAACCATCGAAGTTGTGAACACCCTTTAAATTCAAACAATATGGACCAAGATATTTTAGGACTTTTAAAAAAATACGATCTTCCGCTTCCGCGCTACACCAGTTATCCAACAGTTCCTTATTGGGAAAAGGAAACACTTAGCACCGAAAGCTGGAAACAATCGGTTGTAGAGACATTTAAAAAAGAAAACGGTGAATTGTGCATTTATTTTCACCTGCCATTTTGTGAGAACCTTTGTACTTTTTGTGCCTGCAACAAGCGTATCACCACCAATCATAAGGTGGAAGAGCCTTATTTAGTGAGTGTTTTAAAAGAGTGGGACATGTACCGTGCCTTGTTGCCAGACAAACCCAAAATTCGTGAAATTCACTTGGGTGGTGGCACTCCAACCTTTTTTAGTCCAGAAAATTTGCTTGCTTTGATTAATGGAATCACAAAAGATGCGGTAGTAGTGCCTGACCATGAATTCAGCATAGAGGTGCATCCCAATTATACGCACGAGGCACATTTAGAGGCTT
The sequence above is a segment of the Bacteroidota bacterium genome. Coding sequences within it:
- the hemA gene encoding glutamyl-tRNA reductase, which produces MKNSFVIGITFKNANIATRSAFSISDEKQKACYELAKRHPFSDFVVLSTCNRTEIYGSGCVHHAERILSEVCNQPKALLDEYKFVKTSQDVLSHIFQVASGLDSQILGDYEILGQFKNACRFSKEEGLLGPVFERMSNVCIQASKEIKTKTALSKGTVSASYAAIEILQEKVAVKPTKCLLIGTGKFGNNISKNIKHYLPHFDLTVSNRTYETALDIALKNGFGLLPFEDINANIKDYEVVILSTTADKYIVTPENLAHSKTKLILDLSIPQTVHPRCKHMENVEVLDIDSISAILDKSLENRKTYLPVANQILNSHIAAFVDWNTFYEQRNQIVNLKNMLIEASNSCPHLARLEEDKKNELVKKTVQAFVLELKQNNATISAPHQIVANFMRHATVN
- the hemC gene encoding hydroxymethylbilane synthase, which encodes MQRLIKIGSRDSNLALWQAKFIENLLQQQGLKTEIVLVKSEGDINLVSPLYEMGVQGIFTKNLDMALLSNKIDIAVHSLKDVPTQLPKNLTIAAIPERANVKDALVYENSSFELSEKAGITIATSSLRRKAQWLNKYPQHAIESIRGNINTRLEKLKSTPQWSGALFACAGINRIGLEVPNKLELDWMLPAPAQGALAVVCREDDLEVDKICSTLNHSETSICVGIERSFLRHLKGGCSIPIAALAVVSDKRIHFRGNILSLDGARKVEVEMEFDVADHMNAGRLAAEELLSKGGDKIALELKSLMTE
- a CDS encoding acetyl-CoA carboxylase biotin carboxyl carrier protein subunit, which gives rise to MYKVKSLNGAASEFEITFDAASKNSGKINGKAFEWDILEEKHGRFHVLKDNKSFTIEVVHADAAEKKCTLKVNGNTYSFEMKDQFDELLKNLGLDKLVSGVAKDLKAPMPGLVLDVLVKPGDSVKKGDSILVLEAMKMENNIKAAADAVIKKIAVRKGNAVEKNQVLVLFE
- a CDS encoding AsmA family protein, whose amino-acid sequence is MKIPRFLKIFLITLSSLLILLLSSALVIVYFYEEEVKQLLVGEINKQLNTPVSVKGIELSLIKKFPNASLEFTEVSAASVQPADSLEDEERFTEKLFEAHKLFLQFNILDIFHKKYRIKKIEIEGVKLNLLITKKGSDNFHFWKTSTDTTASTFKLSLENIEVQDADVVFKNELDNQIYSFVIKESELSGNFSESNYVLDTKGEYFVSDIAINGTSYLKRKSLLLEGSLEVSHNNRFEFKNVELLLNDLAFNLSGNFIRNSGKNDAVDLSITGKNLDVKTFISLLPDSYRKKLNTYSSSGLFYFETRINGEIGEHIGPKISAQFGVKSGEITEENSKLNLEKINLSGTYSNGKSRNSAGSELSIANFNAQLGSGKVLGNFSIKNFENPYLTIVAEAQLNLSQVKQFLKLDTLEKFSGALTLDLDFSGNTSHISHFSGADFAKTKTQGTLTLEQGSVKFVGAKQSFENLNASLLFNNNDIVVNECNGKIEDSDFALKGFFRNALAATFNSEEKLFIDASLTSQKIDLNQILADDETSTKNKKAFELKFSDRINVNLNVTVRELVFKRFEASAISGTVKLQDKKLALSPITFSTMDGTVLANGVIDGTSDVDFKAICDADLRNITISKLFYEFENFGGTTLTDKNLKGKASASVQFSGNFTSELQSKTESIVSRFDLTIENGELLNFEPLKKLSRFISLTELNDIRFASLKNSIEIKNRKINVPKMEINSSAMNLSVAGTHTFDNVVDYHFKLLLNELLGKKARKAKKENEEFGTVEDDGLGKTAIYISMSGPLENPKISYDKSGLKMQMKQNVASETQNLKSILRNEFGWFKKDSTIKAAPQKKQNVRFETEWEESDKATKESSNSEKQLPKVKAVSNTEEEKKKVKVLDNLFKKVDEKPKKKKVKEEKTENSDDFN